The proteins below come from a single Juglans regia cultivar Chandler chromosome 12, Walnut 2.0, whole genome shotgun sequence genomic window:
- the LOC108981229 gene encoding heterogeneous nuclear ribonucleoprotein 1-like yields the protein MDSDQGKLFIGGISWETTEEKLKDYFENYGDVMQTVVMRDKTTGRPRGFGFVVFADPSVLDRVLQDNHTIDGRTVEAKRALSREEQQTSAKAGNPSLARSSGGGGTFRTKKIFVGGLPATLSEEGFRQHFETYGHVTDVVVMYDQNTGRPRGFGFITFDTEEAVDRVLHKNFHDLDGKQVEVKRALPKDANPGGGSRTMGGGAGGGGSLGSGYQNYGASGGNPNAYDGRMESNRYMQPQSTGGGFGPYGSSAYSTPGYGYGPANNGISYGGYAGANTGYGGPAGAAYGNPNVPSAGFGSGPPGAPRSSWNTQSPTGYGALGYGNTAAWGAPTGSTGAPSGGPGSAPTGQSPSGATGYGNQSYGYGGYGGSDGSYGNPGGYGAVGGRSGSVPNNNAGGPGGGDMQGSGYMGSGYGDANGNPGYGNAAWRSEQSQTSGNYGAPQGNGPHGGQVAYGSGYASAQARTQQQ from the exons ATGGATTCAGATCAGGGGAAGCTATTCATAGGTGGGATCTCGTGGGAGACTACGGAGGAGAAGCTGAAGGATTACTTTGAGAACTACGGAGACGTGATGCAGACTGTGGTTATGAGGGACAAGACTACTGGCAGGCCCAGGGGTTTCGGCTTCGTGGTCTTTGCAGATCCTTCCGTTCTCGATAGGGTTCTCCAGGACAACCACACCATTGATGGCAGAACg GTTGAGGCTAAGAGGGCATTATCGAGAGAGGAGCAGCAAACTTCTGCCAAAGCTGGGAATCCTAGTCTAGCTAGAAGTTCTGGGGGTGGTGGAACTTTCAGAACCAAGAAGATATTTGTTGGAGGATTGCCTGCCACTCTAAGTGAAGAAGGATTTCGTCAGCATTTTGAGACTTATGGCCATGTAACCGATGTAGTAGTCATGTATGACCAGAATACTGGACGACCTCGCGGGTTTGGGTTTATTACCTTTGACACTGAAGAAGCTGTTGATAGAGTTTTACACAAAAACTTCCATGATTTAGATGGTAAGCAAGTAGAAGTAAAGCGGGCTCTTCCTAAAGATGCGAATCCTGGTGGGGGTAGCCGTACAATGGGTGGTGGTGCTGGTGGTGGGGGTTCACTTGGTAGTGGTTATCAGAACTATGGGGCATCTGGTGGTAACCCGAATGCATATGATGGTCGAATGGAATCCAATAGGTACATGCAGCCACAGAGTACTGGAGGTGGTTTTGGTCCATATGGCTCCTCTGCATATAGCACACCTGGCTATGGATATGGTCCTGCCAATAATGGTATTAGTTATGGTGGTTATGCTGGTGCCAATACTGGGTATGGTGGACCTGCCGGTGCAGCATATGGAAACCCAAATGTTCCTAGTGCTGGCTTTGGAAGTGGTCCACCAGGCGCTCCCAGAAGTTCATGGAACACTCAATCTCCTACTGGATATGGTGCTCTGGGTTATGGTAATACTGCTGCTTGGGGTGCTCCAACTGGAAGCACTGGTGCTCCTAGTGGTGGCCCAGGCTCAGCACCTACAGGCCAGTCACCTAGTGGGGCCACTGGGTATGGGAATCAAAGTTATGGCTATGGTGGTTATGGTGGGAGTGATGGGTCTTATGGGAATCCTGGTGGATATGGTGCTGTTGGAGGGCGTTCTGGGAGTGTGCCAAATAACAATGCTGGTGGTCCAGGTGGAGGGGATATGCAAGGGAGTGGATACATGGGAAGTGGCTATGGTGATGCTAATGGTAATCCAGGGTATGGAAATGCAGCATGGAGATCTGAACAATCACAAACTTCTGGAAATTATGGTGCTCCTCAGGGGAATGGTCCTCATGGTGGGCAGGTTGCCTATGGTAGTGGATATGCCAGTGCTCAAGCCCGAACCCAACAACAGTAA